A genomic segment from Candidatus Zymogenus saltonus encodes:
- a CDS encoding DUF4276 family protein: MCDQIFIYIAVEGQLDEAVLRTLLNKIGRFSVISCYGKQGKGYLKSRINGFNNAARGTPYLILTDLDSKECAPKLIEDWLGTQKHENLILRVAVREIEAWLLAHRSAFADFLGISVDRIPIEPDNLDKPKIELINISRKSRINEIRRAIVPREGSANQTGPNYTSALAHFVYKNWDAFEAAKNSPSLKRTIDSLKTFRPAFN, encoded by the coding sequence ATGTGTGATCAAATTTTTATCTATATCGCCGTTGAAGGTCAACTTGATGAAGCTGTCTTGAGAACTCTTTTGAATAAAATTGGTCGCTTTTCAGTTATTAGCTGTTATGGTAAACAAGGTAAAGGCTATTTAAAATCTAGAATAAATGGATTTAATAATGCCGCCAGGGGTACACCCTACCTCATCCTTACAGATCTTGATTCGAAGGAATGTGCCCCTAAATTGATTGAAGATTGGCTTGGAACACAAAAACATGAAAATTTAATTTTGCGTGTGGCCGTAAGAGAGATTGAGGCATGGCTTTTAGCCCACAGGTCCGCCTTTGCGGATTTTCTCGGAATCAGTGTTGACAGGATTCCAATTGAACCGGACAATCTTGACAAACCAAAAATAGAGCTGATTAACATATCGAGGAAATCTCGAATAAATGAAATTCGTAGAGCAATTGTTCCTCGTGAGGGAAGCGCCAACCAAACAGGCCCCAATTATACCAGCGCATTAGCACACTTTGTTTATAAAAACTGGGACGCTTTTGAGGCCGCCAAAAACTCTCCGAGCCTGAAGAGAACGATTGATTCTTTGAAAACTTTTCGTCCTGCCTTCAATTAA
- a CDS encoding NAD-dependent epimerase/dehydratase family protein: MRALITGAGGFIGSFLLDALRKKKYEIRGLFLSDEDAAEAEKLGAEVFRGDLTKAESLKGICDGVDIVFHLATRVLDWGAMTAFRGVMVGGTENLLYEALDEKLKGNIKRFVYFSSVAALGCGRDVGGLDEDAERVRLGIPYSDTKIEAEDLVRDFCDQYNISYSIVRPANVFGPGSVWVSDILDAFYRGPLPLINGGREPGAFVYVTNLVDGAILAAESDKADNRTYHFRDDYDITWGKYVEKLGSLIGKKPRGNIPFKLAWRLGHMMEALLTPLGIRPTMTRLAAGVMGKNLDVDNSRAKAELNWRSRVDLNDAMAEIESWVKKVYIPGRKKGKKRKK, from the coding sequence ATGAGAGCACTGATTACCGGCGCCGGCGGATTTATAGGATCGTTTTTGCTGGATGCGTTAAGGAAGAAGAAATACGAGATTAGGGGCCTCTTTCTATCCGACGAGGACGCCGCCGAGGCGGAGAAGCTGGGTGCCGAGGTCTTCCGGGGAGACCTCACGAAGGCGGAGAGTTTGAAGGGGATATGCGACGGGGTGGATATCGTCTTTCACCTTGCGACGAGGGTCTTGGACTGGGGGGCGATGACGGCCTTCAGGGGCGTGATGGTTGGGGGGACGGAAAACCTCCTTTATGAAGCGCTGGACGAAAAGCTTAAAGGGAATATAAAGCGCTTCGTCTATTTTTCATCGGTGGCGGCTTTGGGGTGCGGAAGGGACGTCGGTGGGCTTGACGAGGACGCCGAGCGCGTGAGGCTGGGAATACCCTACAGCGACACCAAGATCGAGGCGGAAGACCTCGTGCGCGATTTCTGTGACCAATACAATATTTCCTATTCCATCGTTCGCCCCGCAAACGTCTTCGGGCCGGGAAGCGTTTGGGTAAGCGACATCCTCGACGCATTTTACCGGGGGCCGCTGCCGTTGATAAACGGCGGGAGGGAGCCGGGGGCCTTCGTCTACGTGACCAACCTCGTCGACGGGGCGATCTTGGCCGCAGAGAGTGATAAGGCAGACAATCGGACGTACCACTTCAGGGACGACTACGACATCACCTGGGGAAAATACGTCGAGAAGCTCGGCTCATTGATCGGTAAGAAGCCGAGGGGCAATATCCCCTTCAAGCTTGCCTGGAGGCTTGGACACATGATGGAAGCCCTCCTAACACCCCTCGGTATCCGGCCGACCATGACGAGGCTCGCCGCTGGCGTCATGGGCAAAAACCTCGACGTGGACAACTCCAGGGCAAAGGCGGAGCTCAACTGGAGGAGCAGGGTCGATCTCAATGATGCTATGGCCGAGATCGAAAGCTGGGTGAAGAAAGTCTACATCCCGGGGAGAAAGAAGGGGAAGAAGAGGAAGAAATAG